Proteins found in one Triticum urartu cultivar G1812 chromosome 4, Tu2.1, whole genome shotgun sequence genomic segment:
- the LOC125553344 gene encoding germin-like protein 9-3, producing the protein MASINSYSLVLVVVALVTAPHAMVAGDPDILTDFVVPDNFYGIAPMNITGDFFTYTGFRATMNMTMPMPMPGAQNFTVTKASMTEFPALNGQSVSYAMLKFPSESINPPHTHPRAAELLLVLHGALSVGFVDTAGKLYTQDLAVGDMFIFPKGLVHYQSNPGQSPAVALSAFGSAAAGTVSVPVTVFGTGVDDAVLAKSFKTDLPTVQKLKAALTPPPKK; encoded by the coding sequence ATGGCGTCCATCAACTCCTACTCCTTGGTGCTGGTGGTGGTTGCATTGGTCACGGCACCACATGCCATGGTGGCCGGCGACCCGGACATCCTCACCGACTTTGTCGTCCCTGACAACTTCTATGGGATAGCACCGATGAACATCACCGGCGACTTCTTCACCTACACCGGCTTCCGCGCCACCATGAACATGACCATGCCCATGCCCATGCCGGGGGCACAGAACTTCACTGTGACCAAGGCCAGCATGACGGAGTTCCCGGCACTCAACGGGCAGAGCGTGTCCTACGCCATGCTCAAGTTCCCCTCCGAATCCATCAACCCACCCCATACCCACCCTCGTGCAGCAGAGCTACTGCTCGTCCTTCACGGTGCGCTCTCCGTTGGCTTCGTCGACACGGCTGGCAAGCTCTACACTCAGGACCTAGCCGTCGGCGACATGTTCATATTCCCCAAGGGTCTGGTGCACTATCAGTCCAACCCAGGTCAAAGCCCCGCAGTTGCACTCTCGGCCTTCGGTAGCGCCGCCGCGGGCACCGTGTCTGTTCCTGTTACCGTGTTTGGTACTGGTGTTGACGATGCGGTGCTCGCCAAGTCCTTCAAGACTGACCTGCCCACCGTGCAAAAGCTCAAGGCGGCACTTACTCCGCCACCGAAGAAATGA